The DNA window ATGAGACATACAGACGCAGAGCTGACAGACGTAACAAGCGTGAATTAGAAAAATACATCCAAACAAAGCGTTTCACATcactacagctgctgctgaaccaaAGCCACTTAAATCCATTTTTGTAAACGTGCGAAAACATGACGACCTGGAGATGCTCGTGCTTTAATGTGTTTGGTGATCGAACAGGCTCTTGGGACAATATGTGGAGTTTCACATCTCATCATCAAGCACAAATACACCACAGAAGCAGCACATATTATTCATGATAAAGCTCTTATCAAGGAGTAAAAAAAGCTGATTGCTTGCAGCCATAAAACTAGGGGGGTTCAGAAGTAACCCTGTACAAAACACTCACAGCTCCCCCCCACATGGAGAGTAACACCTGGTCTGAGGCTTCATTCATGCACACCTCCATGCCAAAAAAGACACTAAATACAATCAATTCAAATGCATGGCTCCACGTGATCAGTAATGCAGCATTTAAGTGGACACAGTCTCCCAGACTAAAGATGGGTGTGATGGGGCTGTCCATGGGTTTGTGTTAAAGGCTGCAGATTGTCCAGGATGTCGGCTGTTAGAACAAGTCAGAACAAGTTAACACGATGCATGTTCGCAGCCAGAATACATCTCCAGTTAAGGACACATTTGCTTCATGTAGGAGGAGATACTGGTAGAAAACAGAGTTGAGCCAGATATATGAATACTGAGATTCAAaacaggattttttaaaaagggacaaGTCACCCCATGACACCCACAACATGGAAAATACATACCGTATTTTTTCTCTTACCTGTAGAACTGGTTATCCAGATTGTTTTGATGTGGGTTGCTGAGTGTTAGAGGTATCGGTCAAAGTGCAACGAGGAAAAAGCTAATGTGAGGCTATAAACAGGCAGCATTGTGGTTGCATGATTTAAATAACACCAATACCAAGGgtctgctgttgagtttttcacaTGTATATTTTTTCCACCACAAGCCAAGTGCCGTctaatttcattattttcaagaGAAGAAAGACTTCTCTACAGCAAAATCTCTGAAACTGGAcgactcacaccaaaacaatctagatggataaataccACTACAGGTATATGGTTCACATTTTGGCGTgacctgtccctttaaagtGTATAGTCAACTCACAGGGGGATTCATGTGGCACTTAAAAGGTTACAGAGGGTATGATAGAGTCAGAGTCGGTCCTCTGAATGGCACGTCAAACAATGTTTAAACATTGCAGGACACGCTGTGGTTAATGTCTCCGTTGATTCCACTGCATGTATTATTGCCCACTTCATTAGAAGTGTCGTAGATTGTATCATTGAGCATGTCATACGTGGTGTCGTTAGGCATGTCCTCGGTGCTGTCACTGGCTGAGTCGTGGGCTCTGTCAGTGGGCGGTTCTTTGCCCGTGGTCGGGCTCGCTGGCGCCAGGACCGACTTTCCCATCGGCCTGCTCTGTGGAGAAGCAGGGCTGCACATGAGacagagcagggaggagcagTCCCACAGGCCCTGGCTCATGCTGGAGGAGAACAGCCTCCGACATGGATGACAGAACTGGTAGAAGACCAGCATGAAGAAGATGGCGATGGCGTAGgccaccagcagctgcagcaccagcagcgGGGCGCAGATGAACTTGTAGAAGTCTGTTTTGTAGATGTACCACAGCAGGAGCAGTGAGGCGTTCTCCATGAAGCGCATCATGTAGTACACAGCCATGCGATACCAGTTCTGGGACTTATTGATGAGGTCCGGGTCGTTCAGTTTCACCTGCACGGCCGACCAGCAGAACATGTTGATGCCGGCATAGAGGAAGGTGAGCAGGCAGAGCACGATGGTGGTTCCCACCCTGGTCAGAGTCTTCTCGATGTTTTCAGGGAATGGCGAGTGGCTCTGCCAGAACAGGATCCAGGGGTAGAGGAAGAAAACCAGGAAGTTGAGCAGAACCACAGGCAGGacccagagctgcagcacagagctgaacagaaccagaaccaccaCACGAGTGGCGATCTCGAAGCTTCTCCACAGGAAAATGCACAGGTAGGCCATGGGCCGGACGTCCACTTCATAGTCGTCATATTTGATCTTAATGGCCAGGATGTTGCAGCGCAGAGCTCCGTACACGATAGACAGGAGGGAGATCACCATCAGCgtgcctgagagagaaacacatcatcacTTTAAGTTTGTGTTTCTATCCTGATGCATCATCAGTACAAACCCAGCTACAAGGCTGACTTCTTCATCTTTTATGTTAATCACTTGATTATTATAGAACAGTTTGAtgttgttaaacatactgtTTCACTATTTATatgaataaacagcagaaaaaaaaatgtatgataaaACTGTCATAGTATCCATGTAAGCCTGTAAATGACCAAAAATATAAttacatcagtttttaaaatttctcccacactcattttattttttggtcaaCAGACATTCATGAGATTCTGTGTAAAAACCCTGAATCAGCAATGTCAGCTGGTTTTCTCAGCCTGTACCATGAAATATACCCAAatgtataaatacaaataaagttatattactgtaaataattgtcaaatgtgtgacaaacagCATTATGATTAAATACTATAGTGTTGCACTGGTCTACAAATCATGCTCTTCAGGTGTAAGAGAACATGTTGGTCCGGTgcagacaacaaaacatgaaacgtCACAATAATTGCAATTGCTTCTTTGGcgaaaatgaaaattgttaattaaaaatcaaatcattttgagCAGTCCAACTAACttgtataaaaataacaactgtCATCATTCTTATTGTTCACTCTGGCTATTAAAGAGGTCCCAAATGCCAAATTGAGCCCCACTAGGTCGCAGTTCAGCACCAGCATGTTAGACCAAAACAAACCGGCGTGTCAGCCACACTTCCCCTCCCCCTTTGCCCCGACGTGCCCTGCCCTCTTTACCTCCACCGCTCTGGACAGCACGGAGGAACTAAGTTACCCTTTAGTGGACCAAGTCAAGCTAGATGATGGTCATATTGGGTGTTATTTGCTTCAGTAAGCAATCCAACAGCTCAGAGGGGAGTGGACTCACATGcacttccacacacactctgccagACGGAAAAAGATCAATCGCactagtaataataacaataacacatGGAGGGAGTGTGAGGTCACTCTGCTCAGGTCGTCTTCACTACATTATGTCTTTATATAGCAAATagttgttttctgacatttgctGCAGCTGAATGTGCAGACTGGACCTCTCCTAATATGCTTCCACTCAAAATCATGGAGGACAGAATCCACCAATGccaaaaaaaatattccaaagAGTTTCTGATATTAATCAAATCAATCCCTCTTTTAAATACACAATTCACATTCTCTGTTCccagggacagagagggagttTTAGGGTAAAAAGACTCTCGAGGATACCTACTCGATTTGATTaactcagactgctgaagctTTATTGTTATGTTGTTCAGAAGGAGACTGTGGACTTTGTCCCCCAAGTGGAAACACACAATGAAGGGATCTTTTCAGTGCCAGAACAAACAGAAGGGATGTTTACAGCAAGCAACTACAATTCCCACCTCACGGTTTTACCCCTCCGTACACCAGTGAAGTTACAGTTTCCATCTTTCTTCTGTCCAGACTCAGACTGTATAGTATATGTAGTGAAGACTTTGAAGGGGATAATTACCAATGAGAGACATGCTGTCTTCACTCAGAGACTATTTACACAGCGGAGAAGAGAGGACTGATGGAGAGCTTCATCACATGGTGCAACGACAATCACATGAAGTCCATTATCAGCAAAACTACTGAGCTAGTGGATGACTCCCGCTGtatgtctgtcagtgtttaagTTCACTGAGAGAAACAATTAATAGTCGAAtatcttgtgtgttttcacaagCTCACTTGGCCAATAGAGATGATtcatgcaaaacacaaagttgTATGTTTGTTGCTGCAAAAAGGGCTTCAAATTCTGAACCTGTAAGCCTGCAGAAGATCTCTACAATCACCTGGATGATTGAGATTAGCAGCACTGATTCAGTGTCTGATCAAATGTGAAACACGGTCACAAtctcctcttctgctgctgagtaactgtgatgatgtcagtggccaaaactgtgtttgttcagaagattatgatgtcacactggagttgacctttgacctttaatAAATCTCCTCCCTTCATTATCTCCTTTGTGTGAAATTCTGTCATCATTAGCATACAAATTCTGAAGTTGTGGAGTTTAACATGTTATGTGAGGTCacggtgacctctgacctttgaaaTCCAAACACCAATAGGTTCATCCTTGAATCTGAGTGGATGTTTGTCTGATGGAGACTGCTCATGTGACTGTTCTGTAAACTTCACGACTTTGGTGCATTAAATACTGTGAATAATGGTGCCCTGCAGCGTGTCTTTTTTCAAGCTTTCCTTACATACAACTCAGCACCTGTTCTTTTTGGCTTGGACGAGCGTGCACACTCGTATTTTTGCACAAGTTGACGTGTGAGCCAAACATGAATAAACTCCCTCAGACATTCCTGAGATATCACCATCACGAGAATGGGAAGGACAGAGGGACACACTGTATGTACTGATGGACGGACAGATGATCAGAAAACGTAACGTCGGCAGCGCAGACTCATAAAAATGTGAACAGGTCCTTCAAAGCAACAGAGCTCCTGTTCATCGCACTCAGGCTGTTAAATCGCCGGGCGTGAAATAGAAGTGTCAGACAGCCGGAAGCTGAGGAAACaagatttatgtatttataacaTCTTTTATTGAGTCCTTATTCGACGACCAGATGTCCTCGTTTGACTTTGTGCGAACATTTACTAAATCTCTCTCAGGAACAGAAAAActgtctcccacacacacacacacacacacacacacacacacacacacacacacacaatcacacaacacacaaagagtTGGACAGCCTGACCCCAGATCTGCACCAACTGGCAGAGAGAATACATCCGAGCGAGGCGGTTACATAACACCACTTTGACTCATGAAAACACCATCCTCTTATTTCCAATATGGCACTTAGTTGATCAGCCCACATCACAGTGGGGCTGTTGACTGGTGATGGAGGCGAGGACAGATTGCTCTTTTAGTGGAGTGGGATGGACTGAATCTAAACAGTCCGCGCACACGTAAAAgtcctcctcacctctgccgATGGACACCCCCTGCTGCAGGACGCAGATGTAGAGCTGCAGGGTGAGCTGGGGGGCCGAGCCCAGGAAGGCCTGAATGACAGAGGTGCGGGCGAAGGCTGCTCGGTGTGTAAACAGTTTGCCCTCCGCCTGCCCCACCTGCCGCTCCACCTCCTCAGACTGACCCCCGCGCGGCATCTGCTTCTTCCTGGTGATGCTGACATAAGGCTCCTCCACGCTGCCCACGCTGCCATAGATACAGAACGCCTCCAGACACCTGCAGCACACCAACACACGCTGTTAAGACTTTATCATCACTTCATTTccacatcattttaattaattctaatttaatttattcagcTCACCATTAGCATGATCATGAGAGAGGCTGCTCTTCCTGGAgccccacacacatacacacacacacacacacattaaccgAATATCCAAAATCACTTTACAGCAATTGATAGCTGATTACAATCGATTATTGGTTAACCATTAATCATATATGAAATGGGTTGGACAAATCTACATCACAAAGCTGTTTTAACCACTGCCTCAATCTATGTTCAATGTAAGGATGCCACCAGGGTCCAGAATCGGTCGGTTTTCAGCATGACTGGCACAAGAAAGGCAGTGTTAGATATATCCTATTGAGTGTTGGGCACGATATACatatgtggggttttttttggcttttttctgGCTTTACTGATAGgatagctgaagagtgtgacagggtgagagagggggagtgacacgcagtAAAGGGACCCGGGCCAGGAGTCAAACCCTGGTCCGCTACAGAGCCCCttgtaataaagaaaacaaatcagactCAGCTGTGTCAAACTTGCCTTCtgcaaataaaaatcacattcGGTGCTCTAGTTGCAAATGCAAAAATCAGTGTGGGCTACATTAGGAGTAAACACAAAGTTACTTTAACgataaattaaaggtgcactacgtagttttgaAAGAAGAATTTctaatcagaaaagaaagagaacatttttatacctaaacaaactaaataaactgtctttgttttcatgactgaataaactgaataaaccaactgaccttaaaggacaacacaacttcatacagttttactttgtttatatgtggcagaccctgccaacgttctagcttcaaacattgttctgagaccttattttcctctgagaacagcttttttattcagagtttgtatcatcacctcattaatactgtaaacataaaaaattcTGTagctttaatttcttttccaaaactacacactgctcctttaaataacacacaataatgacttcattttaaatGCGGAACTTAGTTTGTTGCTATTCGACGACTGTTTCAATAGAACTGTTAAGACACTAGATggctaaaatgtaataatgtcagtttgtacagaatttctgtttgtatttccGACAccagtattttgtattttgataaAGTTGCAATTTTTAACAAGATACTTTTTGgtatatttcagtttttcctctgtgattGTCTTGTAGCGATGGTGGCAGCggtacatttttgttatttgttccATGTCTCTCCTTGTTGGTCTTAGTTTTGGTTTGagtaaacagcaaaaaaaaacatgtactgaaagaaagaaacaagacttAACAGCATTCTTCCCGTCATGTCAGCACAGTGTGATACACGGATTTAGCTGACGGAACTCTTGATTCACAGATTAGATGCTTTTGCTGATCATTTCCTGCATGTCAGAGACGCTGAGCACACTGAGCCTTCCTCAAAGACAGTTCACTTCCTGCAACAGTGAAGAAATTGTGTTACTTAAGGTTCtgagaaaaactgagaaaaccGTCAGCACAGCTTTGTCTTGAACCTTCCACTTTGAAGGGATTCAGCCGATGcttttaaaacaatttgaaCTTTGGACATCTGTGGCATTGTGCTGAGTAATAAAACTGCAAGTGGCCTTTCATTGTGACCAGTCCAAAGCACACCTGTACGCTAATCATGTTGTTTAATCAGCTCTTTGATACGCCTCACCTGTCGGGTGGATGGATTATCCTGTCAACGGAGAAGTGCTCACACAAATTTgtgtgttcagaaaaaaaagtttgagattttttactatttttttgtgaaaatgggAGCAAAACAAATTTTGAAAATTTGGGTTTATGTCTTTTATAATTCTCACCCTATCAGACAGCACTTTAAGAAAATGGCTGGTTGCTGGGCATAGTTGTGCTTTcatgattgtttgtgtgtttattttctgtgctTGCATTCTCTAAACACCATCAGTTATGATTTCTTGTGAGTTCTGTAGTGAATACTgagtgctggctcaggtgtgtatgagctgaccaatcagcgcagactgggtatttagaagggggggcttaaagagacaggaacagaaacagagcgtttcagactgAGGGGGAACACAGTGCTGCATCACTGTACAGTAAAAGAAAACGGATGTGTtgtttgagcattaaagcatgtaaacctactAGTAGTATCCTAAAATTCAAttctgaacctgaaaatgagtcaaTTTGAGAAACCTGAGAACATGCTTGATAAAGGATTTGATGATTTACATGATaagaaaaactgctgctgattAATCTCCTCTCCATCAAATGACTGTTTCAGCTCTCAGCACTATCCAGCTGCACTAACTGAACTTTAAGCACTGACAGAGCTTCAATAAAACAAAGGTCCACATTAGGACCGCTGGACTGTTTCAGCACCAACTCACTGTGAAGAACTATGAAATGCAGCAATAGTGAGCTGCTTTAGAAGAGgtgatttttaaacatttaatactGATCATCAATATAGATTAACACATGTCCACCAGCATTTAGCTCTCTGTCTGTAACAGTCACTGTCAGTCATCTGCCAGTGAGATACTAAACCAGCTGAAGAGCTGGGTGTGGGATAAAGGCCAGAGGTTGAGGCGATGCAGCGCTGAT is part of the Acanthopagrus latus isolate v.2019 chromosome 9, fAcaLat1.1, whole genome shotgun sequence genome and encodes:
- the xk gene encoding membrane transport protein XK — protein: MRLPSSIFVSVSLFTAETTAALYLSSTYRSAGDQIWQGLTLLFTLVPSVLVQLTLTFIHRDLSRDRPLVLLLHILQLGPIVRCLEAFCIYGSVGSVEEPYVSITRKKQMPRGGQSEEVERQVGQAEGKLFTHRAAFARTSVIQAFLGSAPQLTLQLYICVLQQGVSIGRGTLMVISLLSIVYGALRCNILAIKIKYDDYEVDVRPMAYLCIFLWRSFEIATRVVVLVLFSSVLQLWVLPVVLLNFLVFFLYPWILFWQSHSPFPENIEKTLTRVGTTIVLCLLTFLYAGINMFCWSAVQVKLNDPDLINKSQNWYRMAVYYMMRFMENASLLLLWYIYKTDFYKFICAPLLVLQLLVAYAIAIFFMLVFYQFCHPCRRLFSSSMSQGLWDCSSLLCLMCSPASPQSRPMGKSVLAPASPTTGKEPPTDRAHDSASDSTEDMPNDTTYDMLNDTIYDTSNEVGNNTCSGINGDINHSVSCNV